The following coding sequences are from one Musa acuminata AAA Group cultivar baxijiao chromosome BXJ2-4, Cavendish_Baxijiao_AAA, whole genome shotgun sequence window:
- the LOC103982626 gene encoding 14 kDa proline-rich protein DC2.15, whose protein sequence is MASSSTALLLCLSLLFFTLVSSSYCPPPPMKPKPSPRPKPTPKPGMPSCPIDTVKLGACANVLGGLINLQIGTPPKKPCCSLIEGLADFEAALCLCTAIKANILGISLNVDVDLTLLLNYCGKKVPYGYLCA, encoded by the coding sequence ATGGCTTCTTCCTCCACCGCTCTACTCCTCTGCCTCAGCCTCCTCTTCTTCACCTTGGTCTCCTCCAGCTACTGCCCGCCACCTCCGATGAAGCCCAAGCCTTCGCCCAGACCCAAACCGACTCCCAAACCCGGCATGCCTTCCTGTCCCATCGACACGGTCAAGCTGGGCGCCTGCGCCAACGTGCTCGGCGGCCTCATCAACCTCCAGATCGGCACCCCGCCCAAGAAACCCTGCTGCAGCCTCATCGAGGGCCTCGCCGACTTCGAAGCCGCCTTGTGCCTCTGCACCGCCATCAAGGCCAACATCTTGGGCATCAGCCTCAACGTCGACGTCGATCTCACCCTCCTCCTCAACTACTGCGGCAAGAAGGTCCCCTATGGCTACCTGTGCGCTTGA
- the LOC135611092 gene encoding 14 kDa proline-rich protein DC2.15-like, translated as MASKASASAALFLALNLVFFALTSACGTTCTPATKPPPSSSHGKCPVDTLKLASCANVLNGLIKVGVGKFPKQPCECCTLLDGLVDLEAAVCLCTAIKANVLGIHLNLPINFKLLLNYCGKKAPTGFQCP; from the coding sequence ATGGCATCCAAGGCCTCAGCATCGGCTGCCCTCTTCCTTGCTCTCAACCTTGTCTTCTTTGCACTCACCAGTGCTTGTGGCACCACTTGCACCCCCGCCACTAAGCCCCCACCGAGCTCTTCCCATGGCAAATGCCCCGTCGACACCCTCAAGCTGGCCTCCTGCGCCAACGTGCTCAATGGCCTGATCAAGGTCGGCGTCGGCAAGTTCCCGAAACAGCCGTGCGAGTGCTGCACTCTGCTCGATGGCCTCGTCGACCTCGAGGCCGCCGTGTGCCTTTGCACTGCTATCAAGGCCAATGTCCTTGGCATTCATCTCAACCTCCCCATCAACTTCAAACTTCTCCTCAACTACTGCGGTAAGAAGGCTCCCACCGGTTTCCAGTGCCCTTGA
- the LOC135611089 gene encoding cell division cycle protein 48 homolog yields the protein MANEGGASSSDPKGKKDYSTAILEKKKAPNRLIVDEATNDDNSVVSMNPETMEKLQLFRGDTILLKGKKRRDTICIALADDTCDEPKIRMNKVVRSNLRVRLGDVVSVHQCQNVKYGKRVHILPIDDTIEGVTGNLFDAYLKPYFLEAYRPVRKGDLFLVRGGMRSVEFKVIETDPAEYCIVSPDTEIFCEGEPVKREDEDRLDEVGYDDVGGVRKQMAQIRELVELPLRHPQLFKSIGVKPPKGILLYGPPGSGKTLIARAVANETGAFFFCINGPEIMSKLAGESESNLRKAFEEAEKNAPSIIFIDEIDSIAPKREKTNGEVERRIVSQLLTLMDGLKSRSHVIVIGATNRPNSIDPALRRFGRFDREIDIGVPDEVGRLEVLRIHTKNMKLSEDVDLERIAKDTHGYVGADLAALCTEAALQCIREKMDIIDLEDESIDAEILNSMAVTNEHFKTALGSSNPSALRETVVEVPNVSWDDIGGLDNVKRELQETVQYPVEHPEKFEKFGMSPSKGVLFYGPPGCGKTLLAKAIANECQANFISVKGPELLTMWFGESEANVREIFDKARQSAPCVLFFDELDSIATQRGSSVGDAGGAADRVLNQLLTEMDGMNAKKTVFIIGATNRPDIIDPALLRPGRLDQLIYIPLPDEASRHQIFKACLRKSPVSKDVDLRALAKYTQGFSGADITEICQRACKYAIRENIEKDIERERKKSENPEAMEEDEADEVAEIKATHFEESMKFARRSVSDADIRKYQAFAQTLQQSRGFGSEFRFSERSEAAGGATGSDPFATSAAAADDDDLYS from the exons ATGGCGAACGAGGGCGGGGCTTCCTCTTCCGATCC CAAGGGTAAGAAAGATTATAGCACGGCAATCCTTGAGAAGAAGAAGGCGCCTAACCGTTTGATCGTGGATGAGGCGACCAACGATGATAACTCGGTGGTGTCGATGAATCCCGAGACGATGGAGAAGCTGCAACTCTTTCGCGGCGACACCATACTCTTGAAG ggaaagaaaagaagggatACCATCTGTATTGCTCTAGCTGATGATACCTGCGATGAGCCAAAAATCAGGATGAATAAGGTTGTCCGATCAAACCTCAGGGTAAGGCTTGGGGATGTCGTATCGGTCCATCAATGTCAAAACGTCAAGTATGGGAAGCGTGTTCACATACTGCCAATTGATGACACGATTGAAGGAGTCACAGGAAATCTTTTTGATGCATATTTAAAGC CATATTTTTTGGAGGCATATCGTCCCGTTAGAAAAGGGGATCTTTTCCTTGTCAGGGGAGGTATGAGGAGTGTTGAATTTAAGGTCATAGAAACAGATCCTGCAGAGTACTGTATTGTTTCTCCTGACACGGAGATTTTCTGTGAGGGAGAGCCTGTAAAAAGGGAGGATGAGGATAGGCTTGATGAGGTGGGTTACGATGATGTTGGAGGTGTCCGAAAACAGATGGCTCAAATAAGAGAGCTGGTGGAGTTACCTCTTAGACACCCACAATTGTTCAAGTCGATTGGTGTCAAGCCACCAAAAGGTATTTTGTTGTATGGACCACCTGGTTCTGGGAAGACATTGATAGCTAGAGCCGTTGCAAATGAGACAGGAGCGTTCTTCTTTTGCATTAATGGCCCAGAGATTATGTCAAAGCTAGCTGGTGAAAGTGAGAGCAATTTGAGAAAAGCTTTTGAAGAAGCAGAGAAAAATGCACCATCAATTATATTTATTGACGAGATTGATTCCATTGCTCCTAAGAGGGAAAAGACTAATGGGGAAGTTGAGAGGCGTATAGTATCTCAGCTTCTGACGTTGATGGATGGACTAAAATCTCGTTCTCATGTAATTGTCATTGGGGCTACAAACAGGCCAAACAGTATTGATCCAGCTCTGAGAAGATTTGGAAGGTTTGACAGGGAAATTGACATTGGAGTCCCAGATGAAGTTGGGCGCTTGGAGGTTCTTCGGATCCATACCAAGAACATGAAGCTATCTGAAGAT GTTGATTTGGAAAGGATTGCCAAGGACACTCATGGATACGTAGGGGCTGACCTTGCTGCTTTATGCACTGAAGCTGCTCTCCAGTGTATACGTGAAAAGATGGACATAATTGATCTAGAGGATGAATCTATTGATGCTGAGATTCTTAACTCTATGGCTGTAACAAATGAACATTTTAAGACTGCCCTTGGCTCAAGCAATCCATCTGCTCTCCGTGAAACT GTCGTTGAAGTGCCAAATGTTTCCTGGGATGATATTGGTGGATTGGACAATGTCAAGAGGGAACTGCAAGAG ACTGTACAATATCCCGTTGAGCATCCTGAAAAGTTTGAGAAGTTTGGGATGTCACCCTCCAAGGGAGTCTTGTTTTATGGACCGCCTGGTTGTGGAAAGACCTTATTAGCTAAGGCAATTGCTAATGAATGCCAAGCAAACTTCATCAGTGTCAAGGGTCCTGAATTGCTGACAATGTGGTTCGGTGAGAGTGAAGCAAACGTACGTGAAATCTTTGATAAGGCCCGTCAATCTGCACCATGTGTGCTCTTTTTTGATGAGCTCGACTCCATTGCAACCCAG aGAGGCAGCAGTGTCGGTGATGCAGGAGGTGCGGCTGATAGGGTTCTCAATCAGCTGCTGACAGAGATGGATGGCATGAACGCAAAGAAAACTGTCTTTATTATCGGGGCAACCAACAGGCCTGACATCATAGATCCTGCTTTACTTCGCCCAGGCCGTCTGGACCAATTGATTTATATTCCTTTACCAGACGAGGCCTCTCGTCACCAAATATTCAAAGCTTGCCTGAGAAAGTCTCCTGTATCGAAAGATGTTGACCTGAGGGCTCTTGCCAAGTACACTCAAGGATTTAGTGGTGCCGATATTACAGAAATTTGCCAACGTGCATGCAAGTATGCCATTAGAGAAAACATTGAAAAG GATATtgaaagagagaggaagaagagtgaaAATCCTGAGGCGATGGAGGAAGACGAGGCTGATGAAGTAGCAGAGATCAAGGCTACTCATTTTGAGGAATCGATGAAGTTTGCCCGCAGGAGTGTGAGTGACGCAGACATTCGCAAGTACCAGGCATTTGCACAGACGTTGCAGCAGTCGAGGGGGTTCGGAAGCGAGTTCCGCTTTTCTGAGCGTTCCGAAGCTGCAGGTGGCGCCACAGGATCAGACCCTTTTGCAACGTCAGCTGCTGCTGCCGACGATGATGATTTGTATTCTTAA
- the LOC103982628 gene encoding 14 kDa proline-rich protein DC2.15-like yields the protein MAAKASALVGLFLVLNLLFLALTGGCGTCPAPTPKRPKPTPKPSYGKCPVDTLKMAACANVLNGLITVGDGEFPKQPCQCCSLIEGLLDFEAAVCICTALKANILGVNLNVPINLSLLVNYCGKKVPAEFQCP from the coding sequence ATGGCAGCGAAAGCTTCAGCGTTAGTTGGCCTCTTCCTCGTCCTCAACCTCCTCTTCCTTGCACTCACCGGTGGCTGCGGCACTTGCCCAGCACCGACTCCTAAGCGCCCCAAGCCCACACCAAAGCCTTCCTACGGCAAATGCCCTGTTGACACGCTTAAAATGGCCGCCTGCGCCAATGTGCTCAATGGCCTCATCACTGTCGGTGACGGTGAGTTCCCGAAGCAGCCATGCCAGTGCTGCTCCCTCATCGAAGGTCTCCTCGACTTCGAGGCCGCTGTGTGCATTTGCACCGCGCTTAAGGCCAATATCCTTGGCGTCAACCTCAACGTCCCCATCAACCTCAGCCTTCTCGTCAACTACTGTGGCAAGAAGGTCCCCGCTGAGTTCCAGTGCCCTTAG
- the LOC135611091 gene encoding cortical cell-delineating protein-like has protein sequence MTCNASESNGDSAGVTDRRRTHGLLENRILMTSTIEFTTRGARGLQKLLSPSSPPPPHPTSMASKTTTWLFLIVSMALPQAFACDSCSQPSLPWPPALRRPPRVLPPVEGGGGLPGASPPATCSLDHLKLGLCLDVLGGLVHLGAGNPAENVCCPVLHGLLELEAEVCLCTAIKLRILNLDIYIPLALQLLITCGKNPPSGSLCPLN, from the exons ATGACATGCAATGCGAGTGAGAGCAATGGGGACTCTGCAGGGGTGACGGATCGGAGGAGAACTCACGGACTGCTCGAGAACAGAATCCTCATGACCAGCACAATAGAATTCACAACCCGAGGCGCA AGAGGCCTTCAAAAGCTCTTAagcccttcttctcctcctcctccacatccGACCTCCATGGCTTCCAAGACCACGACCTGGCTCTTCCTCATCGTCTCCATGGCGTTGCCGCAGGCATTCGCATGCGACTCGTGCTCCCAACCGTCGCTCCCTTGGCCTCCTGCGCTGAGGAGACCGCCGAGGGTGCTGCCACCGGTGGAAGGTGGCGGTGGCCTTCCAGGGGCCTCGCCTCCGGCCACGTGCTCGTTGGATCATCTCAAGCTGGGGCTGTGCCTCGACGTGCTGGGAGGCCTGGTGCACCTGGGCGCCGGCAACCCGGCCGAGAACGTGTGCTGCCCTGTGCTGCATGGACTGCTGGAgctggaggctgaagtgtgccttTGCACCGCCATTAAGCTGAGGATACTAAACCTCGACATCTATATACCACTGGCACTTCAGCTGCTCATTACCTGTGGGAAGAACCCTCCTTCTGGTTCTCTCTGTCCACTTAATTAA